The proteins below are encoded in one region of Prevotella melaninogenica ATCC 25845:
- a CDS encoding polyprenol monophosphomannose synthase has translation MTSDSIVIIPTYNEKENIEKIIRAVFRLEKLFHILVIDDGSPDGTAQIVHNLIKTEFSDRLFIIERSGKLGLGTAYITGFKWALEHGYEYIIEMDADFSHDPNDLPRLYAATHDEGYDVAVGSRYVSGVNVVNWPIGRVLMSYFASKYVRAVTGFHVHDTTAGFVCYRRRVLETIPLDMIRFKGYAFQIEMKYTSFKIGFKIKEVPVIFVNRREGTSKMSGGIFSEAFFGVIRLRMDGWFRKYPKIKN, from the coding sequence ATGACAAGCGATAGCATTGTAATTATACCGACATACAACGAAAAGGAGAATATAGAGAAGATAATCCGAGCGGTATTCCGATTGGAGAAACTTTTTCACATTCTGGTAATTGACGATGGTAGTCCTGATGGGACAGCACAAATCGTACATAATCTGATTAAGACGGAATTCTCTGACCGCCTCTTTATCATTGAGCGTTCTGGTAAATTAGGTTTGGGTACAGCCTATATCACAGGTTTCAAGTGGGCTTTAGAACATGGCTACGAATACATTATTGAGATGGATGCTGACTTTAGCCACGACCCTAACGACCTTCCTCGCCTTTATGCTGCAACCCATGACGAAGGTTACGATGTTGCAGTTGGTTCACGTTATGTCAGTGGAGTAAACGTTGTAAATTGGCCTATCGGACGTGTATTGATGAGTTACTTTGCCAGCAAGTATGTTCGTGCAGTAACAGGTTTCCACGTGCATGATACGACTGCGGGCTTCGTATGCTATCGTCGTCGTGTTCTTGAGACAATTCCATTAGACATGATTCGTTTTAAGGGTTATGCCTTCCAAATCGAGATGAAATACACCTCCTTCAAGATTGGTTTCAAGATTAAGGAAGTACCTGTCATCTTCGTAAATCGTCGTGAGGGAACCAGTAAGATGAGCGGTGGCATCTTCTCAGAAGCCTTCTTCGGTGTCATCCGACTCCGTATGGATGGTTGGTTCAGAAAGTATCCTAAGATAAAGAACTAA
- a CDS encoding lysophospholipid acyltransferase family protein, whose translation MSNTATQQQRQSSIVMLVITFLYRIYMLFIAFPLFLFASVLTALTTTIGCQIGNGHFWGYYPGKWWSWFTIRILFLPVKIEGRENLDPKQSYVFVSNHQGAFDIFLIYGFLGRNFKWMMKKAIRKIPLVGIACEKAHHIFVDKSGASKIKKTYDTARETLREGMSVVVFPEGARSFTGHMGKFRRGAFMLADELQLPVCPLTINGSFDVMPRTKDWHFPVWHRLSLTIHKPIFPKGKGAEFEKETLNEAYDSVMAGLSPEYQGFVENPDQ comes from the coding sequence ATGAGTAATACTGCAACACAACAACAAAGGCAATCCTCAATAGTTATGCTGGTTATTACATTCTTGTATAGGATTTACATGCTATTCATCGCCTTCCCACTCTTCCTCTTTGCATCTGTTCTAACAGCATTAACAACAACTATTGGCTGTCAAATCGGTAATGGACATTTCTGGGGATACTACCCAGGGAAATGGTGGTCGTGGTTTACCATCCGAATACTCTTTCTTCCTGTAAAGATTGAAGGACGTGAGAATCTTGATCCGAAGCAAAGCTATGTCTTTGTAAGCAATCATCAAGGTGCTTTCGACATCTTTCTGATTTACGGTTTTCTCGGTCGTAATTTCAAGTGGATGATGAAAAAAGCTATCCGTAAGATACCTTTGGTAGGAATAGCATGCGAGAAAGCACATCATATTTTTGTGGATAAGAGTGGTGCAAGTAAAATCAAAAAAACATACGATACTGCACGTGAAACCCTTCGTGAAGGAATGTCTGTCGTCGTATTCCCAGAAGGTGCACGTAGTTTTACTGGTCACATGGGTAAGTTCCGTCGTGGAGCTTTCATGTTAGCTGATGAGCTTCAGCTACCAGTATGTCCACTTACCATCAATGGTTCCTTTGACGTAATGCCTCGTACTAAGGACTGGCATTTTCCTGTATGGCATAGACTGAGTCTCACCATTCACAAACCAATCTTCCCAAAAGGGAAAGGTGCTGAATTCGAGAAGGAAACACTAAATGAAGCATACGATTCTGTTATGGCTGGTCTTTCTCCAGAATACCAAGGTTTCGTAGAGAACCCAGACCAATAA
- a CDS encoding DUF6624 domain-containing protein codes for MNKIILTIILSSLLFACSSVKLTEEQRMLNGIRRDVPFQLDSLKPTNSNSWSFTNNGIITAEPDYEIRDDGALFVYRTFFNGPKQAQQPNIVWRNLFIIRKKHRVICVDRILIDGKTKGIVYILQSKNKSYPSYGHYQWDVTRLEHLELVGSILEDMKNSTLKRFNLSNSTPKLMSSDIKTPSSQDDYWRLIFHADSLYEQGRYDDAIRVYTEAFADDRYIFPSKLSSVAYKLRMVDKEEAAYKFDKHRIRMEKDYYQMPDSATVPSYEDEFDKRADIYNYDLSLKNHLEEMLERDQAYRTQWILSRQLHHEETQYDIALRLRADSIDSLNQVEIRQILKEHGFPKKTEVGTSACEAAWIIIQHAPLDVQKEYLPMLERAATEGNIQAALVAALHDRIDVREGRPQKYGTQRNHNGICPLLNKKMVNQWRKEVGLPPLDEYSK; via the coding sequence ATGAATAAAATTATCTTAACTATTATCCTTTCATCTTTACTATTCGCATGTAGCTCTGTTAAACTTACAGAAGAACAACGTATGCTGAATGGAATAAGGCGAGATGTCCCTTTTCAATTAGACTCTCTTAAACCCACCAATAGTAACAGCTGGAGCTTCACCAACAATGGTATTATTACAGCAGAGCCTGACTATGAAATAAGGGATGACGGTGCATTATTTGTTTATCGTACTTTCTTTAATGGACCGAAACAAGCACAGCAGCCCAATATTGTATGGCGTAATCTCTTCATAATAAGAAAGAAGCACCGAGTAATATGTGTGGATAGGATATTGATAGATGGTAAGACGAAAGGTATAGTTTATATTCTTCAGAGCAAGAACAAGTCCTATCCTTCTTATGGACATTATCAATGGGATGTCACACGATTGGAACATTTAGAGTTAGTTGGCTCTATTTTAGAAGATATGAAGAACTCAACTCTAAAACGATTCAACCTTTCTAACAGCACTCCTAAATTAATGTCTTCAGATATCAAGACACCTTCCTCACAGGATGATTATTGGCGTCTTATCTTCCATGCCGACTCTCTTTATGAGCAAGGGCGTTATGATGATGCCATCCGTGTATATACTGAAGCATTCGCAGATGATCGTTACATCTTTCCTTCCAAGTTATCAAGTGTTGCTTATAAATTACGTATGGTTGATAAAGAAGAGGCTGCTTATAAGTTTGATAAGCACCGTATAAGAATGGAAAAGGATTACTATCAGATGCCAGACTCTGCTACTGTGCCTTCTTATGAAGATGAGTTTGATAAGCGAGCAGATATCTATAACTATGATTTATCACTGAAGAACCATTTAGAAGAGATGCTTGAACGTGACCAAGCTTATAGGACACAATGGATATTGAGCCGACAGTTGCACCATGAGGAGACACAATATGATATAGCGTTAAGGCTTCGTGCTGATAGTATTGACTCTCTCAACCAAGTCGAGATAAGGCAAATATTGAAAGAACACGGCTTCCCTAAAAAGACAGAAGTAGGCACTTCTGCTTGTGAGGCAGCATGGATAATCATTCAGCATGCACCCTTGGACGTACAGAAAGAATATCTACCTATGTTGGAGAGAGCTGCGACAGAAGGGAACATTCAAGCTGCTTTAGTTGCTGCTCTACATGACAGGATTGATGTAAGAGAGGGGCGACCTCAGAAATACGGAACACAGAGAAATCACAATGGAATCTGCCCTTTACTTAATAAGAAAATGGTCAATCAATGGCGGAAGGAGGTTGGTCTTCCACCATTGGATGAATATTCAAAGTGA
- a CDS encoding BPL-N domain-containing protein has protein sequence MLRKTFFIIAMCLVGLSAWSMGVGNKVRVGVFQGNGGAQTCIWETIASIQLDPDMTVRTITTGDIANGVLKDLDAIIIPGGEGATQYMNLGEENMERIRNFIRSGKGAVGICAGAYLFTDTPGYACMHINGGKAIDIEHDNRGHGISAFSLTAEGKKLFPELAKRDKSYVMYYEGPVLVKSDNIPLPYTTMAIMETDVHEEGNAPANMTNNRPFFIANEYGKGRVFSSISHPEATPGMMWMIPRMVRWTLRMPVVAYSKRVVNPDLYNREILMTKDDLRKERGYYRTFLYGSPKEKIAALDWLQACRSWDAKRWVQGLLFDNSPAVRERAARFIAETDYLPFLSDLEAACRVERDEQTKQKMVKHLEHLKALLPHK, from the coding sequence ATGCTACGAAAAACGTTTTTCATCATTGCCATGTGCTTGGTAGGACTGAGTGCATGGAGTATGGGAGTAGGGAACAAGGTACGTGTGGGTGTTTTCCAAGGTAATGGCGGTGCACAAACGTGTATTTGGGAGACGATTGCATCCATACAATTGGATCCTGATATGACGGTCCGAACTATCACTACGGGTGATATTGCGAATGGCGTTTTGAAGGATTTGGATGCTATCATTATCCCAGGTGGTGAGGGAGCGACGCAGTATATGAATCTTGGAGAGGAAAACATGGAACGAATAAGAAACTTTATTCGTTCAGGAAAAGGTGCTGTGGGTATCTGTGCTGGTGCCTATCTCTTTACAGACACACCAGGATATGCTTGTATGCACATTAATGGTGGAAAGGCAATTGATATTGAGCATGATAATCGTGGACATGGAATATCAGCCTTCTCCCTCACGGCAGAAGGTAAAAAACTATTCCCTGAGCTTGCTAAGCGTGATAAGTCATACGTCATGTATTACGAAGGTCCTGTCCTTGTAAAGAGTGACAATATTCCACTTCCTTACACGACTATGGCGATAATGGAAACCGATGTGCATGAAGAGGGTAATGCTCCAGCTAACATGACGAATAATCGTCCTTTCTTTATTGCCAATGAATATGGGAAAGGGCGTGTCTTTAGTAGTATCTCGCACCCAGAGGCAACACCAGGAATGATGTGGATGATACCACGCATGGTGCGTTGGACCTTACGCATGCCAGTCGTAGCATATTCGAAGCGAGTCGTTAATCCCGATTTATACAATCGTGAGATTCTCATGACGAAAGATGATTTGAGAAAGGAACGTGGATATTATAGAACATTCTTATACGGTTCGCCTAAGGAGAAGATAGCTGCACTCGACTGGTTACAGGCATGTCGGTCATGGGATGCTAAGCGTTGGGTGCAAGGCTTACTCTTTGACAATAGTCCTGCGGTAAGAGAACGTGCGGCTCGCTTTATTGCTGAGACTGACTATCTTCCCTTCTTATCAGACTTAGAAGCGGCATGTCGGGTAGAACGTGATGAGCAAACGAAACAAAAAATGGTGAAGCATCTTGAGCATCTGAAAGCATTATTGCCACATAAATAA
- a CDS encoding dipeptidase produces MIKKYVEENKDRMLEELFSLIRIPSVSAQPAHKEDMVRCAERWKELLLEAGVDKAEVMPSKGNPMVYAERMVDPNAKTVLVYGHYDVMPAEPFELWKTEPFEPVIKDGHIWARGADDDKGQSFMQAKAFEYLNKNDLLKHNMKFIFEGEEEIGSGSLGPFIEEHKELLACDVILVSDTGLIGPDTPSITTGLRGLSYWQIEVTGPNRDLHSGTFGGAVANPINVLCKLIADVTGPDGKIRIPGFYDDVEEAYDEERKLVASIPFDEEEYKKSLGVKALFGEEGYSTIERTGYRPTFDVCGIWGGYTGDGAKTVIPSKAYAKLSSRLVPHQDHTKISQLVVDYFNSVAPDYVTVNVEKHHGGHGYVCPIDFPAYKAAERGFEAVFGKRPLPVRIGGSIPIISTFEKLLGVKTVLMGFGLESNAIHSPNENMPVDLWLKGIETIINFHLEYDKEA; encoded by the coding sequence ATGATTAAGAAATATGTAGAAGAGAATAAAGACAGAATGCTCGAGGAGTTGTTCAGTCTGATACGTATACCAAGCGTAAGTGCACAACCAGCTCATAAGGAGGACATGGTACGCTGTGCTGAACGTTGGAAGGAATTGCTGCTTGAGGCAGGTGTTGACAAAGCTGAGGTGATGCCATCAAAGGGTAATCCAATGGTTTATGCAGAGAGAATGGTTGACCCTAATGCAAAGACTGTATTGGTTTATGGTCACTATGATGTGATGCCAGCAGAGCCATTTGAACTTTGGAAGACCGAACCATTTGAGCCAGTTATTAAGGATGGTCATATCTGGGCTCGTGGTGCTGATGATGATAAGGGTCAGTCATTCATGCAGGCAAAGGCATTTGAGTATCTTAACAAGAATGACTTGTTGAAGCATAATATGAAGTTCATCTTTGAAGGTGAGGAAGAGATTGGTTCTGGTAGTCTTGGTCCATTCATTGAGGAACACAAGGAACTCTTGGCTTGCGATGTAATCCTCGTTTCAGATACTGGTCTTATCGGTCCTGATACTCCTTCTATCACAACAGGTTTGCGTGGTTTGTCTTATTGGCAGATAGAGGTGACTGGTCCTAACCGTGACCTTCACTCAGGAACCTTCGGTGGTGCAGTGGCTAACCCTATCAATGTTCTTTGTAAGTTGATAGCTGATGTGACTGGTCCTGATGGTAAGATTCGTATCCCTGGTTTCTATGATGATGTTGAGGAGGCTTATGATGAGGAGCGTAAACTCGTTGCATCTATTCCTTTCGATGAGGAGGAATATAAGAAGTCTCTTGGTGTTAAGGCACTCTTCGGAGAAGAAGGTTATAGCACAATCGAGCGCACTGGTTATCGTCCAACATTTGATGTATGCGGTATCTGGGGTGGTTACACAGGTGATGGTGCTAAGACTGTTATTCCATCAAAGGCATACGCAAAACTTTCTTCACGTCTTGTTCCACATCAGGATCATACAAAGATTAGCCAGTTGGTAGTGGATTATTTTAACAGTGTTGCTCCTGATTATGTCACAGTGAACGTAGAGAAGCATCACGGTGGTCATGGTTATGTTTGTCCAATTGACTTCCCTGCTTATAAGGCTGCTGAGCGTGGCTTTGAGGCTGTATTCGGTAAGCGTCCATTGCCAGTACGTATCGGTGGTAGTATTCCAATTATCTCTACTTTCGAGAAGTTGCTTGGCGTGAAGACTGTTCTCATGGGCTTCGGCTTGGAGTCAAATGCTATTCACTCTCCGAACGAGAATATGCCAGTAGATCTCTGGTTGAAGGGAATTGAGACAATCATAAACTTCCACCTCGAGTACGATAAGGAAGCATAA
- a CDS encoding nucleotidyltransferase domain-containing protein: MMKEVRHNDVLKAISSIAMELKPENGKIILFGSQARGDASELSDWDILILLDKDRIEESDHDKFTYPFWELGWKINAMIHPIIYTLQEWANRIHSPFHNNVESEGILLC, translated from the coding sequence ATGATGAAAGAAGTAAGACATAATGATGTGTTGAAGGCTATTAGCAGCATTGCGATGGAGTTAAAACCTGAAAACGGAAAGATAATTCTTTTCGGCTCTCAGGCACGTGGTGATGCAAGTGAACTGTCAGACTGGGATATTCTCATTCTTCTTGATAAGGATAGAATAGAAGAATCTGATCATGATAAGTTCACCTATCCTTTCTGGGAACTTGGATGGAAAATTAATGCAATGATACATCCTATCATCTATACCTTGCAGGAGTGGGCTAATCGAATTCACTCTCCTTTTCATAACAATGTTGAATCAGAGGGAATTTTGTTATGTTGA
- a CDS encoding HEPN domain-containing protein: MLTSEERKALVAYRIEKAKAVLVEARDNARLGHWSLVGNRLYYAVYHMAQALLLDKGLSAKTHAGTIHIIGQQFISVGLIDKTYGRLFSRLYELRQSGDYDDMFDATEEEVMPYFIQIEKFINEMEALITFK; the protein is encoded by the coding sequence ATGTTGACAAGTGAAGAACGAAAAGCACTTGTAGCATACCGCATTGAGAAAGCAAAAGCGGTGTTAGTAGAGGCACGTGACAACGCTCGTTTAGGCCATTGGAGCCTTGTTGGGAATCGTTTATATTATGCTGTCTATCATATGGCACAGGCTTTACTCCTTGATAAAGGATTATCTGCAAAGACACACGCAGGAACTATTCATATTATAGGACAGCAGTTTATCTCTGTTGGACTTATCGACAAAACTTATGGGAGATTGTTCTCCCGTTTATACGAGTTGCGCCAATCTGGTGACTATGATGATATGTTTGATGCTACGGAGGAAGAAGTTATGCCTTATTTTATTCAGATTGAGAAATTTATCAATGAAATGGAAGCATTGATTACTTTCAAATAA
- the mfd gene encoding transcription-repair coupling factor encodes MKIQDIQKLYAMLPQAGAIQKIQKDKSIRTVFLQGLVASAAPMFFASIAERWKTTTVFVLNDNDEAGYFYNDLKTIAMPADGEGKVAEVLFFPSSYRRAVKYGQRDAGNEILRTEVLTRLSALASDADNALPLYIVTEPSALSELVVSKKQLDERRLTLTVDQHIDIVEVEKTLRSFGFTETDYVYEPGQFAVRGSIIDVYSFSNELPFRIDFFGDDIETIRNFEVETQLSTEKLTRVEIVPELTTMSEEKVPFLQFLPEDAVLAFKDFLYVRDAIDNIYQEGFTNQALTEKLEGKTELEQRELEVAFRKEGQLVPASRWMNDALDFRRIEFGINYSSSDLAKKKDGSRATINFSTSPQPLFHKNFDLLSKTLRDYLIKGYKLYIFADSEKQTVRLRDIFDSLSDTNVSPDSENLSVAELSGEGQDATVGALPFTPVNRTLHEGFVDSTLKVCFFTDHQIFDRFHKYNLKSDKARQGKMALTMKELQEMEPGDFLVHVDFGIGKFAGLVRVPAGDSYQEMIRLVYQHNDIVDVSIHSLYKISKYRRGDSGEPPRLSVLGSGAWDRLKEKAKKRIKDIARDLIKLYAKRRREKGFAFSPDSFMQHELEASFLYEDTPDQLKATQELKQDMESARPMDRLVCGDVGFGKTEVAIRAAFKAAVDNKQVAVLVPTTVLAFQHYQTFKKRLKDMPVRVDYLSRARSAKQTKQVLEDLAEGKIDILVGTHKLIGKSVKWHDLGLLIIDEEQKFGVSTKEKLRQLKTNVDTLTMSATPIPRTLQFSLMGARDMSIMRTPPPNRYPIQTEIASFSHEVIADAINFEMSRNGQVYFVNDRISNLPEIANLIKKYVPNCRIAIGHGQMKPEELEEIVMGFMNYDYDVLLSTTIVENGIDISNANTIIINDAHRFGLSDLHQMRGRVGRSNKKAFCYLLAPPLAALNPEARRRLEALETFSDLGSGFNLAMQDLDIRGAGNLLGSEQSGFMEDLGYETYQKILNQAVMELKNDEFQDLYEEEMDEGKQITGDDFIDDCAVESDLEMYFPDNYVPGSSERMLLYRELDNIEKDEDLDAYRKRLQDRFGPVPRQGEELMQVVALRRVGKRLGCEKIILKQGRMQMQFVSNPNSVYYQSAAFDKVLNYIGYHPRRCNLKERNGKRSMVVSDVKTVGEGVKVLRAIEQGNKMS; translated from the coding sequence ATGAAGATACAAGACATACAGAAATTATATGCTATGCTGCCACAGGCAGGAGCGATACAAAAGATACAGAAAGATAAGTCGATAAGAACTGTTTTTCTGCAAGGACTCGTGGCTTCAGCTGCTCCGATGTTCTTTGCATCAATAGCTGAACGATGGAAGACTACGACTGTTTTCGTGTTGAATGACAATGATGAGGCGGGTTATTTCTACAATGACCTCAAGACAATTGCTATGCCTGCAGATGGTGAAGGGAAGGTGGCAGAGGTGCTGTTTTTTCCATCGTCTTATCGTCGTGCAGTGAAATATGGACAGCGTGATGCGGGTAATGAAATCCTGCGTACAGAGGTGCTGACACGTCTTTCAGCCCTTGCCTCGGATGCTGACAACGCTCTACCGCTTTATATTGTCACTGAGCCATCAGCCCTATCAGAACTTGTTGTATCAAAAAAACAGTTGGATGAACGTCGTTTGACATTGACTGTGGACCAGCATATTGATATTGTGGAGGTAGAGAAAACCTTACGTTCTTTTGGTTTTACAGAGACTGATTATGTTTATGAGCCAGGTCAGTTTGCTGTGCGTGGTAGTATTATTGATGTCTATTCCTTCTCAAACGAACTCCCTTTCCGTATCGACTTCTTCGGCGATGACATTGAAACCATTCGCAACTTTGAAGTGGAGACGCAGTTGTCTACAGAGAAGCTGACACGTGTTGAGATTGTTCCAGAGCTGACAACGATGTCAGAAGAGAAGGTGCCTTTCCTTCAGTTCTTGCCAGAAGATGCCGTGTTGGCATTTAAGGACTTCCTCTATGTGCGTGATGCGATTGATAATATCTATCAAGAAGGCTTTACTAATCAGGCTCTGACAGAGAAGTTAGAGGGTAAGACGGAATTAGAACAGCGTGAATTGGAAGTGGCTTTCCGTAAGGAAGGGCAACTGGTGCCAGCCTCACGTTGGATGAATGATGCGCTTGACTTCCGTCGTATAGAGTTTGGTATCAATTATTCCTCTTCAGACCTTGCAAAGAAGAAGGATGGTTCACGGGCTACTATTAACTTCAGTACCTCGCCACAACCACTCTTCCACAAGAACTTTGACTTGCTGTCTAAGACCCTTCGTGACTATCTTATAAAAGGTTATAAACTTTATATCTTTGCAGATAGCGAGAAGCAGACTGTACGTTTGAGAGATATCTTCGATTCATTGTCAGATACAAATGTCTCACCTGACTCTGAGAATCTGTCTGTAGCTGAACTGTCTGGGGAGGGGCAGGATGCGACGGTGGGAGCTTTACCTTTTACACCTGTCAACCGAACGTTGCATGAAGGTTTTGTTGATAGTACGCTGAAGGTATGTTTCTTTACCGATCATCAGATTTTTGACCGTTTCCATAAGTACAATCTCAAGTCAGACAAGGCACGTCAAGGTAAGATGGCTTTGACGATGAAAGAGCTGCAAGAAATGGAACCTGGTGACTTCTTAGTGCATGTTGACTTTGGAATAGGTAAGTTTGCTGGTCTGGTTCGTGTGCCTGCTGGCGACTCTTATCAAGAGATGATACGTCTGGTTTATCAGCATAATGACATTGTAGACGTATCTATTCACTCGCTCTATAAGATTAGTAAGTATCGTCGTGGTGATAGTGGTGAACCACCACGATTGTCTGTTCTTGGTTCAGGTGCTTGGGATCGACTGAAAGAAAAGGCGAAGAAGCGTATCAAGGATATTGCACGCGATCTCATAAAACTCTATGCTAAGCGACGTCGTGAAAAAGGATTTGCCTTTTCTCCAGACTCGTTTATGCAGCATGAATTGGAGGCTTCATTCCTTTATGAGGATACGCCCGACCAGTTGAAGGCTACACAAGAACTCAAACAAGATATGGAAAGCGCACGTCCGATGGACCGTCTGGTTTGTGGTGACGTGGGATTTGGTAAGACAGAGGTGGCTATCCGTGCAGCTTTCAAGGCTGCTGTGGATAATAAGCAGGTGGCTGTATTAGTACCTACAACCGTGTTAGCTTTCCAGCATTACCAAACTTTCAAGAAGCGATTGAAGGATATGCCTGTGCGTGTCGACTACCTCTCACGTGCTCGCAGTGCTAAACAAACAAAACAGGTGTTGGAGGATTTGGCAGAGGGAAAGATAGATATTCTTGTTGGTACGCATAAGTTGATAGGGAAGTCGGTGAAGTGGCATGACCTCGGACTACTTATCATTGACGAAGAGCAGAAGTTCGGTGTGTCGACAAAGGAGAAACTTCGCCAATTAAAAACAAATGTTGACACCCTTACGATGTCGGCAACGCCTATCCCACGTACGCTACAGTTTTCACTGATGGGTGCACGTGATATGAGTATTATGCGTACACCGCCACCCAATCGTTATCCTATTCAGACCGAAATAGCTTCTTTTTCACATGAAGTGATAGCAGATGCAATCAACTTTGAGATGAGCCGTAATGGACAGGTTTACTTTGTAAATGACCGCATCAGCAATCTTCCAGAGATAGCAAATCTTATTAAAAAGTATGTGCCAAACTGCCGTATCGCTATCGGACATGGACAGATGAAACCTGAAGAATTGGAGGAGATAGTGATGGGCTTTATGAACTATGACTATGACGTACTGCTTTCAACAACGATTGTTGAGAATGGTATTGATATTTCCAACGCCAATACTATTATCATTAACGATGCTCATCGTTTCGGACTCTCCGACCTGCACCAGATGCGTGGTCGTGTGGGACGTTCTAATAAAAAGGCTTTCTGTTATCTACTTGCTCCTCCTTTGGCTGCATTAAACCCAGAGGCGCGTCGTCGGCTGGAGGCTTTGGAGACCTTCTCCGACCTCGGTAGTGGATTTAATCTTGCGATGCAGGACCTTGATATCCGTGGTGCTGGTAACCTCTTAGGCTCTGAGCAGAGTGGATTTATGGAGGATTTGGGATACGAGACCTATCAGAAAATCCTCAATCAGGCGGTGATGGAGCTGAAAAATGATGAGTTCCAAGATTTGTATGAAGAGGAGATGGACGAAGGAAAGCAGATTACGGGTGATGACTTTATTGATGATTGTGCCGTAGAGAGCGACCTTGAAATGTACTTCCCTGATAACTACGTGCCGGGTAGTTCAGAGCGTATGCTGCTGTATCGTGAACTGGATAATATAGAAAAAGACGAAGACCTCGATGCCTATCGTAAGCGACTCCAAGACCGTTTCGGTCCTGTTCCACGTCAAGGTGAGGAACTGATGCAGGTCGTTGCACTTCGTCGTGTGGGTAAGCGATTGGGTTGTGAGAAGATTATCCTTAAGCAAGGACGTATGCAGATGCAATTTGTTTCTAATCCTAATAGTGTCTACTATCAGAGTGCTGCCTTTGATAAGGTTCTCAATTACATCGGTTATCATCCTCGTCGTTGCAATCTGAAGGAACGAAATGGCAAACGTTCTATGGTAGTCAGTGATGTGAAGACGGTAGGAGAAGGAGTTAAAGTTTTAAGAGCAATAGAACAAGGGAACAAAATGTCTTGA